A single Anopheles funestus chromosome 2RL, idAnoFuneDA-416_04, whole genome shotgun sequence DNA region contains:
- the LOC125763308 gene encoding mucin-2 isoform X1, whose product MASNVPPGGKSDTSRKPPVIKNPLLSSQVTGLTLDDFAPVAVLLPAAPLPPIVKEPTESTVPTKPAIFSSQQTVTGTIPELPQDTDSFSEIDLTATNEPQTFSQPPTIDYNPLQDLEDTDARAGAGQFGDNGEPSATSYLQQTSALTAQFAAQLPNVASTVFSTFSRVIKGNSPAPPSSLSASSYANDPSVYGSQPEYQSTPNPYELPAAAASLVPLINSSACDPPSYHPPSVVAPDDYQHSGPQSSAELLASPPPPPPTFYNPEQVSSATTALPPPTAPGLSNTYRLGGSKKKTYAHIPGLSTTTHTAGPSIPTALQTPTVPSVTLPPVPPPLAVSTDIRGSFFSESVNLTEANHPAEEPPQSKPSLFSYLPNSILEKLPKPSFGSEKKEEPLTFPGGISSGSVVGVFGDASAAPVRIPAALTPAASVAPPLLNSATQGTASAFFTPPPVVEFTPTPVVPPAQAGSFFSTPAPEVGIEASQDSIVPQTATLAQTAPPPPVFFSPAQIPTVRNAQVGPAASKTNPYSSTRLTGGAGRYKNPLAPIVPPAAGSVFLPNQPPPLAAGQSGKVPSVEPVPVVPTFTPPNIFTPQSVPSAQLPVAPVSTVTSTTPVPVVSEEQPAFGWVSNLQENSVQPAPAPASTYQGIHSVNQQTQQQSDPAYQEIASNQQSENYGSTVTPDLKPPYPVSIFNPYASEHEQQADGTFNDQQSIAPIATSSYKPENLPLTPTTAPIPAFPPFPAPLAPAESVQKQLDTFDIGTSAIEPAGTITSTSDSAQIFSTPFLGTAPPQPVANATKPIVDSRSKSSENVLSPPPRPNSNLSEPAAIFPGSVPPADIFLPEFSGPGSNVLRGKHNQEEGNLSSIPAQDTNGNNLSNFFATNTAVPNSGSSGKLFEDPRSNANLIFPAQAQHQQTKPTVFPTAEPTPAINPVDFFNSNTIVSEETVVGDNSVTTGQTISSVPLFNFFGRSADPPVVAPVAVIAPVEKAPVPQVLLESTDGNQQKTVKQAKSATDQAASASSVSNVSSFSNLNDRFEEEGEQEATRIENASNEPIFSSDNLFDFKSSAYQDGGLYSRDTGRTYDTYDGNSSMAAMATTSVGAQDATTTNTGTSIAESSTTNIAYRPTYNHWFYRREVEGKSVWSPFTMADSMALEDGLTILLARGETEAENDSNPPVIVHTDGGRYDVSIKERSRTPVYWKGPANEVRRCSWFYKTVDSRFVPYEEEVADLLEREYKEAATSGEWHRRVTIPNGETVVFHGPSVIVHFLQTQNPDTWGGGSSPVPATTNRPRVVKRGIDEFNIDDDEPEKIDHLLFMVHGIGEACDLRFRRVEEVVDEFRSISAQLVQSHYRSSFDRGDVGRVEILPISWHDDLHSEESGVDEKLKSITLPSIPKLRHFTNDTLLDVLFYTSPMFCQSIIDAVGKSLNRLYALFCQRNPSFNGRVSLAGHSLGSLILFDLLCHQKRAEQKQPSEPENSENPDDDSVSPLASHHAVVKHRPLVRKCSQQINYEVGPAGTGQPYIAYPQLMFQPKMFFALGSPIGMFVTIRGIDALGLDFKLPTCDGFFNIFHPYDPVAYRIEALVNPELSTLAPVLIPHHKGRKRMHLELKETVLRVGNDLRQRVTDVFRNTLDTVYALTAMGSRPDSKAIEKEVDKVLQDQLKFETTGSTSNLSGMSDVDSGETTLPLGKLNQSRRVDYVLQEAPFEFINEYLFALTSHVCYWDSEDTMLFLMKEIYSSLGVQTDHQVPQQTMTIERPLAATSPVVAPSNCSLNSNYNLFPHDLQSAREGPDNRL is encoded by the exons ttCCAACGAAGCCGGCTATCTTTAGCTCGCAACAAACCGTGACGGGTACAATACCGGAGCTACCGCAGGATACGGATAGTTTCAGTGAAATCGATCTTACCGCTACAAACGAACCGCAAACCTTTTCGCAACCACCCACGATCGACTACAATCCGTTGCAGGATCTGGAAGACACGGACGCAAGGGCAGGTGCCGGACAGTTTGGAGACAACGGCGAGCCATCGGCAACATCGTATTTGCAGCAAACATCGGCATTGACCGCCCAGTTTGCCGCACAATTACCGAACGTCGCATCAACGGTATTCTCGACCTTCAGTCGTGTCATCAAGGGCAACTCACCGGccccaccatcatcattatcggCGTCGTCGTACGCTAACGACCCATCAGTGTACGGTTCGCAACCGGAATATCAAAGTACGCCCAATCCATATGAGCTACCAGCGGCCGCAGCGTCGTTAGTGCCATTAATAAATTCATCCGCGTGCGACCCGCCATCCTATCATCCCCCGTCCGTGGTCGCACCGGACGATTATCAGCATTCGGGACCGCAATCATCTGCAGAACTACTAGcatcgccaccaccaccaccaccaacgttCTACAATCCGGAACAGGTGTCATCGGCTACTACAGCGCTACCACCACCGACCGCGCCTGGCCTATCCAACACGTACCGTTTGGGTGGAAGTAAGAAGAAAACGTACGCTCACATCCCCGGTCTAAGCACTACCACCCATACGGCTGGTCCATCTATACCAACAGCATTACAAACCCCAACGGTACCATCTGTGACACTTCCGCCTGTACCACCACCGTTGGCAGTATCAACAGATATCAGGGGTTCATTCTTTTCCGAATCTGTCAATCTAACGGAAGCTAACCACCCTGCGGAAGAACCTCCGCAAAGCAAACCTTCTCTTTTTAGCTACCTTCCGAACAGCATCCTTGAAAAGCTTCCCAAACCTAGTTTcggaagtgaaaaaaaggaagaaccaTTAACGTTTCCTGGTGGAATATCAAGTGGATCGGTCGTTGGTGTGTTTGGCGATGCGAGTGCCGCTCCGGTTAGAATACCAGCAGCACTGACACCGGCAGCCTCAGTAGCTCCACCACTGTTGAACAGTGCAACACAGGGAACTGCATCAGCGTTCTTTACGCCACCACCTGTGGTCGAATTTACACCAACTCCTGTTGTTCCGCCGGCTCAAGcaggttcctttttttcaacacCCGCTCCAGAAGTGGGCATTGAAGCATCGCAGGATTCAATCGTACCGCAAACAGCGACATTAGCGCAgacagcaccaccaccacccgtgTTTTTCTCGCCAGCTCAAATTCCAACGGTTCGCAACGCACAAGTGGGTCCAGCTGcttcaaaaacaaatccatACAGCTCAACGCGTCTCACAGGTGGTGCTGGACGGTATAAGAATCCACTCGCGCCGATTGTACCACCCGCTGCTGGCTCGGTGTTTTTACCAAATCAACCCCCGCCATTAGCTGCTGGGCAATCGGGAAAAGTACCTTCGGTCGAACCAGTACCGGTTGTGCCAACATTCACTCCACCGAATATTTTTACTCCACAATCAGTTCCATCAGCGCAGTTACCTGTAGCTCCGGTTTCAACTGTTACTTCCACTACACCCGTTCCGGTAGTATCCGAAGAACAACCCGCCTTTGGTTGGGTATCGAACTTGCAAGAAAACAGTGTCCAGCCTGCGCCGGCACCAGCTTCTACATACCAAGGAATCCATTCAGTCAATCAGCAAACCCAACAACAGTCAGATCCAGCTTACCAAGAAATCGCTTCAAATCAACAATCGGAAAACTATGGTTCAACAGTAACCCCCGACCTTAAACCGCCTTATCCAGTATCGATATTTAATCCTTATGCTTCTGAGCACGAACAGCAAGCTGACGGTACTTTTAACGATCAACAGTCTATAGCGCCGATAGCAACATCTAGCTATAAACCAGAAAATCTTCCTCTCACGCCAACAACTGCACCTATTCCAGCTTTTCCCCCATTTCCTGCTCCATTAGCTCCTGCTGAATCAGTGCAAAAGCAACTCGATACTTTCGACATTGGAACGTCGGCAATTGAACCAGCAGGTACTATTACGTCCACATCAGATAGCGCTCAAATCTTCTCAACGCCGTTCCTAGGTACAGCACCACCTCAGCCGGTTGCTAACGCAACAAAGCCTATCGTCGACAGTCGTTCTAAATCGAGCGAAAACGTTCTTTCGCCACCACCGCGACCGAACTCCAATCTAAGCGAACCGGCAGCTATCTTTCCCGGATCGGTTCCACCGGCAGACATTTTCTTACCGGAGTTCTCCGGACCGGGATCAAACGTGCTGCGTGGAAAACACAACCAAGAAGAAGGAAATCTTAGCTCAATACCGGCGCAAGATACTAACGGAAATAATTTGTctaacttttttgctacaaaTACTGCTGTACCAAACTCTGGTTCTTCCGGAAAACTGTTTGAAGATCCGCGAAGCAACgcaaatttaatatttcccGCACAAGCACAGCATCAGCAGACAAAACCGACGGTATTTCCAACAGCTGAACCGACACCGGCTATAAATCCGGTTGATTTTTTCAACAGTAATACTATCGTATCGGAAGAAACGGTCGTTGGAGATAATTCAGTCACAACGGGTCAAACAATTTCATCCGTACCGCTATTCAACTTTTTCGGTCGTAGCGCAGACCCTCCTGTTGTGGCACCCGTTGCCGTGATAGCACCAGTAGAAAAAGCGCCTGTTCCGCAAGTTTTATTAGAATCAACGGACGGTAATCAACAGAAAACtgtaaaacaagcaaaatCTGCTACTGATCAAGCTGCATCAGCGTCTTCCGTATCGAACGTTAGCAGTTTTAGCAACCTGAACGATCGCTTCGAAGAGGAAGGCGAACAGGAAGCGACACGTATAGAAAACGCTTCCAACGAACCAATCTTTAGTAGCgataatttgtttgatttcaaaTCGTCCGCTTATCAGGACGGCGGACTGTATTCGCGAGACACCGGGCGCACTTACGACACGTACGACGGAAACAGCAGCATGGCAGCGATGGCCACAACGAGCGTTGGTGCACAGGATGCCACTACTACGAACACAGGCACATCGATTGCGGAATCGAGCACCACCAATATTGCCTACCGTCCGACATATAACCACTGGTTCTACCGGCGCGAAGTGGAAGGCAAAAGCGTGTGGTCTCCATTCACCATGGCTGATTCGATGGCGCTCGAAGACGGGTTGACGATCCTGTTGGCAAGGGGAGAAACCGAAGCGGAAAACGACAGCAATCCGCCTGTGATCGTACATACGGATGGTGGACGGTACGATGTATCGATTAAAGAACGATCCCGAACTCCAGTCTATTGGAAGGGGCCAGCAAACGAGGTTCGACGATGTTCCTGGTTCTACAAAACCGTCGACTCTCGGTTCGTACCGTACGAGGAGGAAGTAGCTGATCTGCTCGAGCGGGAATACAAGGAAGCGGCCACCTCGGGCGAATGGCATCGGCGCGTTACGATCCCGAATGGTGAAACGGTCGTGTTTCACGGACCGTCCGTTATCGTACACTTCCTGCAAACACAGAATCCCGATACGTGGGGCGGTGGTAGTTCCCCGGTACCTGCTACAACCAATCGACCCCGGGTGGTGAAGCGTGGCATCGACGAGTTTAacattgatgatgatgaaccgGAAAAGATCGATCATTTGCTGTTTATGGTGCACGGTATCGGTGAGGCTTGCGATTTACGGTTCCGGCGCGTTGAGGAAGTAGTGGACGAGTTCCGTAGCATTTCAGCCCAACTCGTACAGAGCCACTATCGGTCATCGTTTGATCGGGGCGATGTTGGCCGTGTGGAGATCCTACCCATCTCCTGGCACGATGATTTACACTCGGAAGAGTCCGGTGTAGATGAAAAGTTAAAGTCGATAACACTCCCTTCGATTCCGAAACTGCGCCACTTTACCAACGATACGCTGCTAGATGTTCTGTTTTATACTAGCCCAATGTTTTGTCAAAGCATTATCGATGCGGTAGGAAAATCGTTGAACCGATTGTATGCGCTTTTCTGTCAGCGCAATCCTTCGTTTAACGGGCGCGTTTCGTTGGCGGGACATTCTCTTGGATCGTTGATACTTTTCGATCTGCTGTGCCACCAGAAGCGAGCCGAGCAGAAGCAACCGAGCGAGCCAGAAAATTCG gAGAATCCCGATGATGATTCTGTGTCACCGCTAGCATCACATCATGCCGTAGTCAAGCATCGACCACTGGTGCGCAAATGTTCTCAGCAAATCAACTATGAAGTTGGCCCCGCCGGTACAGGTCAACCGTACATAGCGTATCCGCAGCTAATGTTTCAACCAAAAATGTTCTTTGCCCTCGGATCACCGATCGGCATGTTCGTGACGATACGCGGCATAGACGCACTGGGACTAGACTTTAAGTTGCCGACGTGCGACGGATTCTTTAACATCTTCCATCCATACGATCCAGTAGCGTATCGCATCGAAGCACTTGTCAATCCCGAACTGAGCACACTAGCACCGGTGCTAATTCCACACCACAAAGGCCGCAAACGGATGCACTTGGAGCTAAAGGAAACCGTGCTCCGGGTTGGCAATGATTTACGACAGCGTGTTACGGACGTGTTCCGCAATACATTGGACACGGTGTATGCGCTCACAGCGATGGGCTCACGTCCTGATTCGAAAGCGATAGAAAAAGAGGTAGATAAGGTACTACAGGATCAGCTGAAGTTTGAAACGACCGGATCGACATCCAACCTGTCTGGAATGAGCGATGTTGATAGTGGTGAAACGACCCTACCACTCGGAAAGCTAAACCAATCCCGGCGTGTCGATTACGTGCTGCAGGAGGCACCGTTCGAGTTCATCAACGAGTATTTGTTTGCGTTGACTAGCCATGTGTGCTACTG GGACTCGGAGGATACAATGTTGTTTTTGATGAAGGAAATCTACAGTAGTCTTGGCGTACAGACCGATCATCAAGTGCCACAACAGACGATGACTATTGAGCGACCACTCGCTGCCACCAGTCCGGTTGTAGCACCTTCGAATTGTTCTTTAAATAGTAATTACAATCTTTTCCCCCATGACCTGCAGTCCGCACGGGAGGGTCCCGACAATCGACTATAG
- the LOC125763308 gene encoding mucin-2 isoform X2: MASNVPPGGKSDTSRKPPVIKNPLLSSQVTGLTLDDFAPVAVLLPAAPLPPIVKEPTESTVPTKPAIFSSQQTVTGTIPELPQDTDSFSEIDLTATNEPQTFSQPPTIDYNPLQDLEDTDARAGAGQFGDNGEPSATSYLQQTSALTAQFAAQLPNVASTVFSTFSRVIKGNSPAPPSSLSASSYANDPSVYGSQPEYQSTPNPYELPAAAASLVPLINSSACDPPSYHPPSVVAPDDYQHSGPQSSAELLASPPPPPPTFYNPEQVSSATTALPPPTAPGLSNTYRLGGSKKKTYAHIPGLSTTTHTAGPSIPTALQTPTVPSVTLPPVPPPLAVSTDIRGSFFSESVNLTEANHPAEEPPQSKPSLFSYLPNSILEKLPKPSFGSEKKEEPLTFPGGISSGSVVGVFGDASAAPVRIPAALTPAASVAPPLLNSATQGTASAFFTPPPVVEFTPTPVVPPAQAGSFFSTPAPEVGIEASQDSIVPQTATLAQTAPPPPVFFSPAQIPTVRNAQVGPAASKTNPYSSTRLTGGAGRYKNPLAPIVPPAAGSVFLPNQPPPLAAGQSGKVPSVEPVPVVPTFTPPNIFTPQSVPSAQLPVAPVSTVTSTTPVPVVSEEQPAFGWVSNLQENSVQPAPAPASTYQGIHSVNQQTQQQSDPAYQEIASNQQSENYGSTVTPDLKPPYPVSIFNPYASEHEQQADGTFNDQQSIAPIATSSYKPENLPLTPTTAPIPAFPPFPAPLAPAESVQKQLDTFDIGTSAIEPAGTITSTSDSAQIFSTPFLGTAPPQPVANATKPIVDSRSKSSENVLSPPPRPNSNLSEPAAIFPGSVPPADIFLPEFSGPGSNVLRGKHNQEEGNLSSIPAQDTNGNNLSNFFATNTAVPNSGSSGKLFEDPRSNANLIFPAQAQHQQTKPTVFPTAEPTPAINPVDFFNSNTIVSEETVVGDNSVTTGQTISSVPLFNFFGRSADPPVVAPVAVIAPVEKAPVPQVLLESTDGNQQKTVKQAKSATDQAASASSVSNVSSFSNLNDRFEEEGEQEATRIENASNEPIFSSDNLFDFKSSAYQDGGLYSRDTGRTYDTYDGNSSMAAMATTSVGAQDATTTNTGTSIAESSTTNIAYRPTYNHWFYRREVEGKSVWSPFTMADSMALEDGLTILLARGETEAENDSNPPVIVHTDGGRYDVSIKERSRTPVYWKGPANEVRRCSWFYKTVDSRFVPYEEEVADLLEREYKEAATSGEWHRRVTIPNGETVVFHGPSVIVHFLQTQNPDTWGGGSSPVPATTNRPRVVKRGIDEFNIDDDEPEKIDHLLFMVHGIGEACDLRFRRVEEVVDEFRSISAQLVQSHYRSSFDRGDVGRVEILPISWHDDLHSEESGVDEKLKSITLPSIPKLRHFTNDTLLDVLFYTSPMFCQSIIDAVGKSLNRLYALFCQRNPSFNGRVSLAGHSLGSLILFDLLCHQKRAEQKQPSEPENSNPDDDSVSPLASHHAVVKHRPLVRKCSQQINYEVGPAGTGQPYIAYPQLMFQPKMFFALGSPIGMFVTIRGIDALGLDFKLPTCDGFFNIFHPYDPVAYRIEALVNPELSTLAPVLIPHHKGRKRMHLELKETVLRVGNDLRQRVTDVFRNTLDTVYALTAMGSRPDSKAIEKEVDKVLQDQLKFETTGSTSNLSGMSDVDSGETTLPLGKLNQSRRVDYVLQEAPFEFINEYLFALTSHVCYWDSEDTMLFLMKEIYSSLGVQTDHQVPQQTMTIERPLAATSPVVAPSNCSLNSNYNLFPHDLQSAREGPDNRL, from the exons ttCCAACGAAGCCGGCTATCTTTAGCTCGCAACAAACCGTGACGGGTACAATACCGGAGCTACCGCAGGATACGGATAGTTTCAGTGAAATCGATCTTACCGCTACAAACGAACCGCAAACCTTTTCGCAACCACCCACGATCGACTACAATCCGTTGCAGGATCTGGAAGACACGGACGCAAGGGCAGGTGCCGGACAGTTTGGAGACAACGGCGAGCCATCGGCAACATCGTATTTGCAGCAAACATCGGCATTGACCGCCCAGTTTGCCGCACAATTACCGAACGTCGCATCAACGGTATTCTCGACCTTCAGTCGTGTCATCAAGGGCAACTCACCGGccccaccatcatcattatcggCGTCGTCGTACGCTAACGACCCATCAGTGTACGGTTCGCAACCGGAATATCAAAGTACGCCCAATCCATATGAGCTACCAGCGGCCGCAGCGTCGTTAGTGCCATTAATAAATTCATCCGCGTGCGACCCGCCATCCTATCATCCCCCGTCCGTGGTCGCACCGGACGATTATCAGCATTCGGGACCGCAATCATCTGCAGAACTACTAGcatcgccaccaccaccaccaccaacgttCTACAATCCGGAACAGGTGTCATCGGCTACTACAGCGCTACCACCACCGACCGCGCCTGGCCTATCCAACACGTACCGTTTGGGTGGAAGTAAGAAGAAAACGTACGCTCACATCCCCGGTCTAAGCACTACCACCCATACGGCTGGTCCATCTATACCAACAGCATTACAAACCCCAACGGTACCATCTGTGACACTTCCGCCTGTACCACCACCGTTGGCAGTATCAACAGATATCAGGGGTTCATTCTTTTCCGAATCTGTCAATCTAACGGAAGCTAACCACCCTGCGGAAGAACCTCCGCAAAGCAAACCTTCTCTTTTTAGCTACCTTCCGAACAGCATCCTTGAAAAGCTTCCCAAACCTAGTTTcggaagtgaaaaaaaggaagaaccaTTAACGTTTCCTGGTGGAATATCAAGTGGATCGGTCGTTGGTGTGTTTGGCGATGCGAGTGCCGCTCCGGTTAGAATACCAGCAGCACTGACACCGGCAGCCTCAGTAGCTCCACCACTGTTGAACAGTGCAACACAGGGAACTGCATCAGCGTTCTTTACGCCACCACCTGTGGTCGAATTTACACCAACTCCTGTTGTTCCGCCGGCTCAAGcaggttcctttttttcaacacCCGCTCCAGAAGTGGGCATTGAAGCATCGCAGGATTCAATCGTACCGCAAACAGCGACATTAGCGCAgacagcaccaccaccacccgtgTTTTTCTCGCCAGCTCAAATTCCAACGGTTCGCAACGCACAAGTGGGTCCAGCTGcttcaaaaacaaatccatACAGCTCAACGCGTCTCACAGGTGGTGCTGGACGGTATAAGAATCCACTCGCGCCGATTGTACCACCCGCTGCTGGCTCGGTGTTTTTACCAAATCAACCCCCGCCATTAGCTGCTGGGCAATCGGGAAAAGTACCTTCGGTCGAACCAGTACCGGTTGTGCCAACATTCACTCCACCGAATATTTTTACTCCACAATCAGTTCCATCAGCGCAGTTACCTGTAGCTCCGGTTTCAACTGTTACTTCCACTACACCCGTTCCGGTAGTATCCGAAGAACAACCCGCCTTTGGTTGGGTATCGAACTTGCAAGAAAACAGTGTCCAGCCTGCGCCGGCACCAGCTTCTACATACCAAGGAATCCATTCAGTCAATCAGCAAACCCAACAACAGTCAGATCCAGCTTACCAAGAAATCGCTTCAAATCAACAATCGGAAAACTATGGTTCAACAGTAACCCCCGACCTTAAACCGCCTTATCCAGTATCGATATTTAATCCTTATGCTTCTGAGCACGAACAGCAAGCTGACGGTACTTTTAACGATCAACAGTCTATAGCGCCGATAGCAACATCTAGCTATAAACCAGAAAATCTTCCTCTCACGCCAACAACTGCACCTATTCCAGCTTTTCCCCCATTTCCTGCTCCATTAGCTCCTGCTGAATCAGTGCAAAAGCAACTCGATACTTTCGACATTGGAACGTCGGCAATTGAACCAGCAGGTACTATTACGTCCACATCAGATAGCGCTCAAATCTTCTCAACGCCGTTCCTAGGTACAGCACCACCTCAGCCGGTTGCTAACGCAACAAAGCCTATCGTCGACAGTCGTTCTAAATCGAGCGAAAACGTTCTTTCGCCACCACCGCGACCGAACTCCAATCTAAGCGAACCGGCAGCTATCTTTCCCGGATCGGTTCCACCGGCAGACATTTTCTTACCGGAGTTCTCCGGACCGGGATCAAACGTGCTGCGTGGAAAACACAACCAAGAAGAAGGAAATCTTAGCTCAATACCGGCGCAAGATACTAACGGAAATAATTTGTctaacttttttgctacaaaTACTGCTGTACCAAACTCTGGTTCTTCCGGAAAACTGTTTGAAGATCCGCGAAGCAACgcaaatttaatatttcccGCACAAGCACAGCATCAGCAGACAAAACCGACGGTATTTCCAACAGCTGAACCGACACCGGCTATAAATCCGGTTGATTTTTTCAACAGTAATACTATCGTATCGGAAGAAACGGTCGTTGGAGATAATTCAGTCACAACGGGTCAAACAATTTCATCCGTACCGCTATTCAACTTTTTCGGTCGTAGCGCAGACCCTCCTGTTGTGGCACCCGTTGCCGTGATAGCACCAGTAGAAAAAGCGCCTGTTCCGCAAGTTTTATTAGAATCAACGGACGGTAATCAACAGAAAACtgtaaaacaagcaaaatCTGCTACTGATCAAGCTGCATCAGCGTCTTCCGTATCGAACGTTAGCAGTTTTAGCAACCTGAACGATCGCTTCGAAGAGGAAGGCGAACAGGAAGCGACACGTATAGAAAACGCTTCCAACGAACCAATCTTTAGTAGCgataatttgtttgatttcaaaTCGTCCGCTTATCAGGACGGCGGACTGTATTCGCGAGACACCGGGCGCACTTACGACACGTACGACGGAAACAGCAGCATGGCAGCGATGGCCACAACGAGCGTTGGTGCACAGGATGCCACTACTACGAACACAGGCACATCGATTGCGGAATCGAGCACCACCAATATTGCCTACCGTCCGACATATAACCACTGGTTCTACCGGCGCGAAGTGGAAGGCAAAAGCGTGTGGTCTCCATTCACCATGGCTGATTCGATGGCGCTCGAAGACGGGTTGACGATCCTGTTGGCAAGGGGAGAAACCGAAGCGGAAAACGACAGCAATCCGCCTGTGATCGTACATACGGATGGTGGACGGTACGATGTATCGATTAAAGAACGATCCCGAACTCCAGTCTATTGGAAGGGGCCAGCAAACGAGGTTCGACGATGTTCCTGGTTCTACAAAACCGTCGACTCTCGGTTCGTACCGTACGAGGAGGAAGTAGCTGATCTGCTCGAGCGGGAATACAAGGAAGCGGCCACCTCGGGCGAATGGCATCGGCGCGTTACGATCCCGAATGGTGAAACGGTCGTGTTTCACGGACCGTCCGTTATCGTACACTTCCTGCAAACACAGAATCCCGATACGTGGGGCGGTGGTAGTTCCCCGGTACCTGCTACAACCAATCGACCCCGGGTGGTGAAGCGTGGCATCGACGAGTTTAacattgatgatgatgaaccgGAAAAGATCGATCATTTGCTGTTTATGGTGCACGGTATCGGTGAGGCTTGCGATTTACGGTTCCGGCGCGTTGAGGAAGTAGTGGACGAGTTCCGTAGCATTTCAGCCCAACTCGTACAGAGCCACTATCGGTCATCGTTTGATCGGGGCGATGTTGGCCGTGTGGAGATCCTACCCATCTCCTGGCACGATGATTTACACTCGGAAGAGTCCGGTGTAGATGAAAAGTTAAAGTCGATAACACTCCCTTCGATTCCGAAACTGCGCCACTTTACCAACGATACGCTGCTAGATGTTCTGTTTTATACTAGCCCAATGTTTTGTCAAAGCATTATCGATGCGGTAGGAAAATCGTTGAACCGATTGTATGCGCTTTTCTGTCAGCGCAATCCTTCGTTTAACGGGCGCGTTTCGTTGGCGGGACATTCTCTTGGATCGTTGATACTTTTCGATCTGCTGTGCCACCAGAAGCGAGCCGAGCAGAAGCAACCGAGCGAGCCAGAAAATTCG AATCCCGATGATGATTCTGTGTCACCGCTAGCATCACATCATGCCGTAGTCAAGCATCGACCACTGGTGCGCAAATGTTCTCAGCAAATCAACTATGAAGTTGGCCCCGCCGGTACAGGTCAACCGTACATAGCGTATCCGCAGCTAATGTTTCAACCAAAAATGTTCTTTGCCCTCGGATCACCGATCGGCATGTTCGTGACGATACGCGGCATAGACGCACTGGGACTAGACTTTAAGTTGCCGACGTGCGACGGATTCTTTAACATCTTCCATCCATACGATCCAGTAGCGTATCGCATCGAAGCACTTGTCAATCCCGAACTGAGCACACTAGCACCGGTGCTAATTCCACACCACAAAGGCCGCAAACGGATGCACTTGGAGCTAAAGGAAACCGTGCTCCGGGTTGGCAATGATTTACGACAGCGTGTTACGGACGTGTTCCGCAATACATTGGACACGGTGTATGCGCTCACAGCGATGGGCTCACGTCCTGATTCGAAAGCGATAGAAAAAGAGGTAGATAAGGTACTACAGGATCAGCTGAAGTTTGAAACGACCGGATCGACATCCAACCTGTCTGGAATGAGCGATGTTGATAGTGGTGAAACGACCCTACCACTCGGAAAGCTAAACCAATCCCGGCGTGTCGATTACGTGCTGCAGGAGGCACCGTTCGAGTTCATCAACGAGTATTTGTTTGCGTTGACTAGCCATGTGTGCTACTG GGACTCGGAGGATACAATGTTGTTTTTGATGAAGGAAATCTACAGTAGTCTTGGCGTACAGACCGATCATCAAGTGCCACAACAGACGATGACTATTGAGCGACCACTCGCTGCCACCAGTCCGGTTGTAGCACCTTCGAATTGTTCTTTAAATAGTAATTACAATCTTTTCCCCCATGACCTGCAGTCCGCACGGGAGGGTCCCGACAATCGACTATAG